A section of the Clostridium omnivorum genome encodes:
- the gatD gene encoding Glu-tRNA(Gln) amidotransferase subunit GatD translates to MNGSLKGYKGRALEILKSFNMRVWSEAVIKTTRGEFKGVLLPRSENDDDKHIVIKLATGYNIGITVDTIQDMKEFNYKEIQYKIPEREFPTSEEKHNVKLLGTGGTIASRLDYRTGAVIPAFSPGELYGAVPELADICNLSTEKLFAVFSENMGPAQYKILAQSIGEEIKKGTHGIIIGHGTDTMSHTSAALSFMVQNSPIPIVMVGSQRSSDRPSSDAALNLIHAAKTASDSDIAEVMVCMFGPTSDEYGLLHRGTRVRKMHSSYRSTFRTIGDIPLAMVDRQKITPLRTDYNHRRSDRKATITPVFEERVSLLYYYPNMNPDIIDAMIDLGYKGIVIAGTGLGHVNKLLYPAIKRAAEKGVAIYMTVQTLWGYVNMFVYDTGRDLMTMGIIPAENMLPEVAYIKLGWALGQTSDLDKVKEIMLTPICGEITEREPYNGYLIYQGGIPEVEEFIKKFHK, encoded by the coding sequence ATGAACGGTAGCTTAAAGGGTTATAAAGGTAGAGCCTTAGAAATTTTAAAAAGCTTCAATATGCGTGTCTGGAGTGAAGCTGTGATAAAAACTACTCGTGGTGAATTCAAGGGAGTTTTACTTCCACGTTCTGAAAATGATGATGATAAACACATAGTAATCAAGCTGGCAACAGGGTATAATATCGGAATTACTGTTGATACAATTCAGGACATGAAAGAATTTAACTATAAAGAAATTCAATATAAAATTCCTGAAAGAGAATTTCCTACTTCCGAAGAAAAACATAACGTAAAATTGCTTGGTACTGGCGGCACTATAGCATCTCGTCTAGATTATCGTACCGGAGCAGTTATTCCTGCATTTTCACCTGGTGAATTGTATGGTGCAGTTCCTGAACTTGCAGATATATGCAATTTAAGTACTGAGAAACTTTTTGCTGTTTTTTCAGAAAATATGGGACCAGCTCAATATAAAATTCTTGCTCAATCTATTGGAGAAGAGATAAAAAAAGGTACTCATGGCATTATCATAGGCCATGGTACTGACACGATGAGCCATACATCAGCAGCTCTATCTTTTATGGTTCAAAACTCTCCTATTCCCATTGTCATGGTTGGATCACAGCGCTCCTCAGACAGACCCTCTTCTGATGCAGCCTTGAACCTTATTCATGCAGCAAAAACAGCTTCAGATTCGGATATTGCTGAAGTAATGGTATGTATGTTTGGACCAACCTCCGACGAATACGGCTTATTGCACCGCGGTACTCGGGTACGAAAAATGCATTCCTCCTACCGTTCAACCTTTCGTACTATCGGAGACATTCCTCTAGCAATGGTGGATCGCCAGAAAATTACACCACTTCGTACTGATTACAACCACCGCAGAAGTGACCGTAAAGCAACAATAACACCTGTTTTTGAAGAACGTGTATCTCTGCTCTATTATTATCCAAATATGAATCCAGATATTATAGATGCCATGATTGATCTTGGCTACAAAGGAATTGTTATAGCAGGAACCGGTCTTGGACATGTTAATAAGCTGCTCTATCCGGCTATTAAGCGTGCTGCTGAAAAAGGCGTGGCTATATATATGACAGTACAAACACTATGGGGATATGTTAATATGTTCGTCTATGATACAGGCAGAGATTTAATGACTATGGGTATAATACCAGCAGAAAATATGCTTCCAGAAGTTGCTTACATTAAACTAGGCTGGGCACTAGGACAGACTTCAGATTTAGATAAGGTTAAAGAAATAATGCTTACTCCTATTTGCGGGGAAATTACTGAAAGGGAACCCTATAATGGATATCTAATATATCAAGGTGGTATTCCTGAAGTAGAAGAATTCATTAAAAAGTTTCATAAGTAA
- a CDS encoding type II secretion system F family protein, translating to MLLEISFVVTLIFICLFIYSFSREGEKKIKRRYKDYVGEAKPNVNIDIKKSEENIKKKISFFRKKGSDYYTKKLSTKKEEKLEKSLLKMGNPWNITSAESQFYLILFRISFPVSMGIIGELIGIKPLAIIILISACIVMGIFLPHLFINLKIKRRYETALKELPDFLDLLTVSLEAGLGFDLALNKVISKSNGVLASEFHICLEEIRLGKARRDSFIGLKERLSFPSFVSLINSILQGEKLGMSMVQIFRIKSQEERDKRRQRAEEAAMKVPIKILFPLVFFIFPSLFIVLLGPVAIELINGLGK from the coding sequence ATGCTGCTTGAAATTTCCTTTGTAGTAACATTAATATTTATCTGCTTATTTATTTATTCATTTTCCCGTGAAGGCGAAAAGAAAATAAAAAGAAGATATAAAGACTATGTAGGTGAAGCTAAGCCAAATGTAAATATAGATATAAAAAAAAGCGAGGAAAATATAAAAAAGAAAATAAGCTTTTTTAGAAAAAAAGGCAGTGATTATTATACAAAGAAACTTTCTACTAAAAAGGAAGAAAAATTAGAAAAATCTTTGCTTAAAATGGGAAATCCATGGAATATAACAAGCGCAGAATCTCAATTTTATCTAATTCTATTTAGAATAAGCTTTCCTGTATCAATGGGTATAATTGGCGAATTAATTGGAATAAAGCCTTTAGCTATTATTATTCTTATATCTGCTTGCATAGTAATGGGTATCTTTTTACCACATCTTTTTATTAATTTAAAAATAAAAAGAAGATATGAAACGGCGCTTAAGGAACTTCCGGATTTTTTAGATCTTCTTACAGTAAGTCTTGAGGCAGGTCTTGGATTTGATTTAGCTTTGAATAAGGTTATTTCTAAAAGTAATGGTGTATTAGCTTCAGAATTCCATATATGCCTTGAAGAAATAAGGCTTGGAAAAGCAAGAAGAGATTCATTTATTGGACTAAAGGAAAGATTAAGTTTCCCATCATTTGTATCTTTAATCAATAGTATACTTCAAGGGGAAAAGTTAGGAATGAGTATGGTACAGATTTTTAGGATTAAATCTCAGGAAGAAAGAGATAAAAGAAGACAAAGAGCTGAAGAGGCTGCTATGAAAGTACCTATTAAAATTTTGTTTCCTTTGGTATTTTTCATATTCCCTAGTTTGTTCATTGTATTGCTTGGACCAGTTGCAATAGAGTTAATTAATGGGCTTGGTAAGTAG
- the gatE gene encoding Glu-tRNA(Gln) amidotransferase subunit GatE produces MENNYMETQKRIGYTLRKQTMPEIYEKLGLMCGLEVHQQLKTDKKLFCHCPAGIFQEKGKFHAEVLRHMRPTLSEMGGYDGTALMEFKTKKTIVYHIVNETTCTYDVDDTPPFKLNKQALQIALEIALLLKTNIVGELHITRKQYLDGSIPTGFQRTGIVSIEGQIPLKNKQVRIIQLSIEEDSCREVSDIAHVRVYTTDRLGMPLIETVTYPDMKTPDEAAEAAQYIRFLSRSTGKVRTGIGAAREDVNVSITGGTRVEIKGVSRISSIPELVHNEAFRQKSLLEIRSDLLSRIPQWKEWEISYVNISLDNISTSSNQVSEALNKNYRLVAVNLPGFKGALSFFTQPGRMFADEISDRLKVIACIEKPNMTHSESLDNDSKFINFKYIRKLLDAENEDAQILLWGPEADIPTALETIEERCKMAFIGVPKETRKSLENGTTMFERVLPGADRMYPDTDSAPISISEALINEMRSNLPISVNERIAQLKSWNVPQDTFFYLLRNNLVPLIQRVSDDFQISPKITSTLLAHRLKHLQGKFNTTLPFDYEKIYKLFAFIKEQNLDYDIAYDMLPIMYKHPEMEMSSILKSINFAKRSKDSIISLIPFINDKFNEINTSKDNKAKFRWMMNELRKMAVGNMPLSELADIIAKGEYNNER; encoded by the coding sequence CGCATTGGCTATACCCTTCGAAAACAGACCATGCCTGAGATATATGAAAAATTAGGATTGATGTGTGGTCTTGAAGTTCATCAACAGCTTAAAACTGATAAAAAGCTGTTTTGTCATTGTCCAGCGGGTATCTTTCAAGAAAAAGGTAAATTTCATGCAGAAGTATTAAGACATATGAGACCTACTTTAAGCGAAATGGGTGGATACGACGGTACCGCTCTAATGGAATTTAAAACAAAAAAAACTATCGTATACCATATTGTTAACGAAACCACCTGTACTTATGATGTTGATGACACACCTCCTTTTAAGCTTAACAAACAAGCACTGCAAATTGCATTGGAAATAGCATTGCTTCTTAAAACTAATATTGTTGGAGAACTACATATCACACGTAAACAATATCTGGATGGCAGTATTCCTACTGGCTTCCAACGAACTGGTATAGTAAGCATTGAAGGACAGATACCATTAAAGAACAAACAAGTTCGAATAATTCAGCTTAGCATAGAAGAAGACTCTTGCCGTGAAGTTTCTGATATAGCTCACGTTAGAGTATATACAACAGATAGGTTAGGCATGCCGCTAATAGAGACTGTTACTTATCCAGATATGAAAACTCCTGATGAAGCCGCTGAAGCTGCCCAGTATATACGCTTTTTAAGCCGCAGTACGGGTAAAGTAAGAACGGGAATTGGCGCTGCACGTGAGGACGTCAACGTTAGCATTACTGGAGGCACTAGAGTGGAAATTAAAGGTGTGTCTCGCATTAGCTCTATACCAGAATTAGTACACAATGAAGCCTTTCGCCAAAAGAGTCTCCTAGAAATTAGAAGTGATCTATTGTCTAGAATACCTCAGTGGAAAGAATGGGAAATCAGTTATGTAAATATAAGTTTGGACAATATATCTACATCCTCAAACCAAGTATCTGAAGCATTAAATAAAAACTACAGGTTGGTGGCAGTAAACTTACCTGGCTTTAAAGGTGCCCTCTCATTCTTTACTCAGCCTGGCCGAATGTTTGCAGATGAAATCTCAGATAGATTAAAGGTAATTGCTTGCATTGAAAAGCCTAATATGACACATTCAGAAAGCTTAGATAATGATAGTAAATTTATAAACTTTAAATATATTCGAAAACTGCTTGATGCAGAAAATGAAGATGCTCAAATACTTTTATGGGGTCCTGAGGCTGACATTCCTACAGCTTTAGAAACAATTGAAGAACGCTGCAAAATGGCTTTTATTGGTGTTCCTAAAGAAACTAGAAAATCCTTAGAAAACGGCACTACTATGTTTGAAAGAGTACTTCCAGGAGCTGACAGAATGTATCCTGACACTGATTCAGCACCTATTTCTATTAGTGAGGCCTTAATTAATGAGATGCGCAGTAATCTACCAATTAGTGTTAATGAAAGAATAGCTCAGCTGAAAAGCTGGAATGTGCCACAGGATACTTTTTTCTATCTATTAAGAAACAATCTAGTTCCTCTAATTCAAAGAGTTTCTGATGATTTTCAAATAAGTCCTAAAATTACTTCAACTTTACTTGCTCACAGACTTAAGCACTTACAAGGAAAATTTAATACTACTTTACCTTTTGATTATGAAAAAATATATAAACTTTTTGCATTCATCAAAGAGCAAAATTTAGATTATGATATTGCTTATGATATGCTGCCCATAATGTATAAGCATCCTGAGATGGAGATGTCTTCTATATTAAAAAGCATAAACTTTGCTAAACGCAGCAAAGATAGCATTATTTCACTTATTCCATTTATAAATGATAAATTCAATGAAATAAATACTTCAAAAGACAATAAAGCAAAATTCAGGTGGATGATGAATGAATTACGAAAAATGGCGGTTGGAAACATGCCTCTTAGCGAACTTGCTGATATTATAGCAAAGGGGGAATATAATAATGAACGGTAG
- a CDS encoding type II secretion system F family protein, whose amino-acid sequence MKDIILLLYFLCSFMLVFGILYIFILQDKKLEKRVKYYLDINEKYKKSKSKTNKEQIKFVDLKNIYQFIRAKTSEETSEKLQQILRSSGIQMDIEEYIVLVIISMVFLGVASALLLKNFIFVIPGVVVGYIIPRYWLSGKRKKRIKEFNEALPDMIMTIVGSLKAGLSFAQAMKTVAEECESPVKEEITDFLKEMNYGITMEDALNNLKTRMPSSDLDIMIQAILIQRQVGGNLSMILEIIVKTIRERNEVERHVQSLSAQGKLSGKVVGFLPIALFVVLSLINPEYMAPFTKNLFGKIALGIGAFFMIIGFIMINKLSKIEV is encoded by the coding sequence GTGAAAGATATAATCCTTTTATTATATTTTTTATGCAGTTTTATGCTAGTTTTTGGAATTTTATATATTTTTATTCTACAAGATAAGAAATTAGAAAAAAGAGTAAAATACTATCTTGACATAAATGAAAAGTATAAGAAATCCAAGAGTAAAACAAACAAAGAGCAGATAAAGTTTGTAGATTTAAAAAATATTTATCAATTTATAAGGGCCAAAACCTCAGAAGAAACAAGTGAAAAGCTTCAGCAGATACTTAGAAGTTCAGGAATCCAAATGGATATCGAGGAGTACATTGTGTTAGTTATAATTTCAATGGTATTTCTTGGAGTTGCATCAGCCTTGCTGTTAAAGAATTTTATATTCGTAATTCCAGGTGTGGTCGTAGGATATATAATACCTAGGTATTGGTTAAGCGGTAAACGAAAGAAAAGAATAAAAGAATTTAATGAAGCTCTACCAGATATGATTATGACAATAGTTGGTTCCTTGAAGGCTGGATTAAGTTTTGCCCAAGCTATGAAGACAGTTGCAGAGGAATGCGAGTCTCCAGTGAAGGAAGAGATTACAGATTTTTTAAAGGAAATGAATTATGGAATAACTATGGAAGATGCTTTAAACAATTTAAAAACAAGAATGCCTAGTAGTGATTTGGATATAATGATACAGGCTATTTTAATCCAAAGGCAGGTTGGTGGAAATCTTTCAATGATTCTAGAGATAATAGTAAAAACTATTAGAGAGAGAAATGAGGTAGAAAGACATGTTCAATCCTTGTCAGCTCAAGGAAAATTATCAGGAAAAGTAGTAGGCTTTCTTCCTATAGCACTTTTTGTAGTATTATCTTTAATTAATCCAGAGTATATGGCTCCCTTTACCAAAAATTTATTTGGTAAAATAGCCTTAGGAATAGGAGCCTTCTTTATGATAATAGGATTTATAATGATAAATAAACTTTCTAAAATCGAGGTGTAA
- a CDS encoding dynamin family protein → MKVIKINGEKSDSVYIQSVLEGYSFDNPIFIIDKNKELYRFIEELTIDECYLYILRAAKEIEFNNINVKIRNLETNIIEKDNILYFSELLEELNEYDLDIHQIIIDTEDKNFLSDVIQALNYLNLDIEVTMKKEKGERARVNAFKTGFYKLRKSIIKAQDLINEIEVIDELSKEKENIVSILNNIKINLDNAKERNLNISVMATKKSGKSVVVNSFLGEQYAPTSLELPTPNTCIYKKSTNGQIRLLYGNEDLYFDSPEEIYKYTFNEFKKAQNSSEEESAIDDMEIHYVKDSSDFATFTIIDTPGPNYAGANNSSEGINMHKKKAYKWIEKSDVVIFLVNYSNYLTTDEEEFFRDIKTQFEKHDKFYSLVVVVNKLDEMYMSECENKSVVRFLDYLRCKLNGLGYNGFIVLGISARSYFDILKVSQIDSMELKYLGETKRISQLSGDELRQRLKKLKRKYIGKNQMTVLSFVDDQLEKLECFQGLNDVSLNTLRERSGIPKLMDYTTYVAIQKANTELYSSIIWSIDELFVRLKNLDLVKSIIDAKIEKQEEIEEIECMLQKMMDTFDLIDKEINQNLIFTELQENLISKIKESRDESIDEINEVYEEKIDRFFMRLRMKDKDDLREMKNKGFSVDLSVNNTEIEEELNTLIGNILNRINSDIDLKEKYFRECDEAIKEIVHSFSEKVKKNYNLKDFVITVPKVDHAFNRKSLVKIPSINIDCVNIKEDVLNSIDFKENFLEKCLNHFLENKVGTYSTDSKKLNEIKINWIEAIRSSVEGEYMNLFGALEANTLNCIEDLKAQIYRAADSLTSTYKNIFSEMLKDLSISKMNVEEQMNYLDAKLQFFDQIEEKMSEFNEIWNGIRREQI, encoded by the coding sequence ATGAAGGTAATTAAGATAAATGGAGAAAAATCTGATTCAGTATATATTCAAAGTGTTTTAGAAGGGTATTCATTTGACAACCCTATTTTTATAATAGATAAGAATAAGGAGCTGTATAGGTTTATTGAAGAACTTACTATAGACGAATGTTATCTATATATTCTAAGAGCAGCAAAAGAAATAGAGTTTAATAACATTAATGTTAAAATAAGAAATCTAGAAACTAATATTATTGAAAAGGATAATATTTTATACTTTAGTGAATTGCTTGAAGAGCTTAATGAATATGACCTTGATATTCACCAAATCATTATTGATACAGAAGATAAAAACTTTTTAAGTGACGTTATTCAAGCTCTTAATTATTTAAACTTAGACATTGAAGTGACTATGAAAAAGGAAAAAGGTGAAAGAGCTAGAGTAAATGCGTTTAAAACTGGGTTTTATAAATTGAGGAAATCAATTATTAAAGCACAGGATTTAATAAATGAAATAGAAGTAATTGATGAACTTTCTAAGGAAAAGGAAAATATAGTAAGCATATTAAATAATATAAAAATTAATCTTGATAATGCAAAAGAAAGAAATTTAAATATTTCAGTTATGGCAACAAAAAAATCGGGGAAGAGTGTTGTAGTTAATTCATTTCTTGGTGAGCAATATGCCCCTACAAGTCTAGAGCTTCCTACTCCAAATACTTGTATATATAAAAAGAGTACAAATGGTCAAATTCGCTTATTATACGGCAATGAGGATCTATATTTTGATTCACCAGAGGAAATTTACAAATATACCTTTAATGAATTTAAGAAAGCTCAAAATAGTTCAGAAGAAGAAAGTGCAATTGATGACATGGAAATTCACTATGTAAAAGACAGCAGTGATTTTGCTACCTTTACTATTATTGATACTCCTGGACCTAACTATGCAGGGGCTAATAATTCTAGTGAAGGAATAAATATGCATAAGAAAAAGGCATATAAGTGGATAGAGAAATCAGATGTTGTAATTTTCTTAGTTAATTATTCAAACTATCTAACTACTGATGAAGAAGAGTTTTTCAGGGATATTAAAACTCAATTTGAAAAACATGATAAGTTTTATTCATTAGTTGTGGTAGTAAACAAGCTGGATGAAATGTATATGAGCGAATGTGAAAATAAATCAGTAGTCAGATTTTTAGACTACTTAAGGTGTAAATTAAATGGCCTAGGTTATAATGGTTTTATAGTACTTGGAATATCAGCTAGATCATATTTTGATATTTTGAAGGTATCTCAAATCGATAGTATGGAATTAAAATACCTAGGTGAAACTAAGAGAATTTCACAACTTTCTGGTGATGAATTAAGACAAAGACTAAAAAAATTAAAGAGAAAATATATAGGAAAAAATCAAATGACAGTTTTGAGCTTTGTTGATGATCAACTAGAAAAACTTGAGTGTTTTCAAGGGCTTAATGACGTAAGTCTTAATACGCTAAGAGAGAGAAGCGGGATACCCAAATTAATGGATTATACAACCTATGTGGCTATTCAGAAGGCAAATACAGAATTATATTCTTCAATCATTTGGAGTATTGATGAACTGTTTGTAAGGCTTAAGAACCTTGATTTAGTAAAAAGTATAATTGATGCTAAAATTGAAAAGCAGGAAGAAATTGAAGAAATTGAATGTATGCTTCAAAAAATGATGGATACCTTTGATTTAATTGATAAGGAGATAAATCAAAATTTAATTTTTACCGAGCTTCAGGAGAATTTAATTTCAAAAATAAAAGAATCCAGGGATGAAAGTATTGATGAAATAAACGAAGTATATGAGGAAAAGATAGATAGATTCTTTATGAGGCTCAGAATGAAGGATAAAGATGATTTGAGGGAAATGAAAAATAAAGGCTTTAGTGTTGATCTATCCGTTAATAATACTGAGATAGAAGAAGAATTGAATACATTGATTGGAAATATACTTAATAGAATAAATTCTGATATTGATTTAAAAGAGAAATATTTTAGAGAATGCGATGAAGCTATAAAAGAAATAGTACACTCCTTTAGTGAAAAGGTTAAAAAGAATTACAATTTGAAGGATTTTGTTATTACAGTACCTAAAGTGGATCATGCCTTTAATAGAAAATCTCTTGTTAAAATTCCTTCAATAAATATTGATTGTGTAAATATCAAAGAGGATGTTTTAAATAGTATAGATTTTAAAGAGAATTTCCTAGAAAAATGTTTAAATCATTTTTTAGAAAATAAGGTAGGTACTTATTCTACTGATAGTAAGAAGCTTAATGAAATAAAAATCAATTGGATTGAAGCCATAAGAAGTTCTGTTGAAGGAGAATATATGAATTTATTTGGAGCTTTGGAAGCTAATACTTTAAATTGCATTGAAGATTTAAAAGCTCAAATTTATAGAGCTGCAGACAGTCTTACAAGTACTTACAAGAATATATTTAGTGAGATGCTAAAAGACTTGTCAATATCTAAGATGAATGTGGAAGAACAGATGAATTATTTAGATGCAAAGCTGCAATTTTTTGATCAGATTGAGGAAAAGATGTCTGAATTTAATGAAATATGGAATGGAATTAGAAGAGAACAAATATAG